A genomic region of Bradyrhizobium sp. ORS 278 contains the following coding sequences:
- the moaB gene encoding molybdenum cofactor biosynthesis protein B produces the protein MAIDESKSFIPLNIAVLTVSDTRSLADDKSGNTLSDRLTAAGHTLAARDIVTDDVEKIRSVVKAWIADPGVDVVITTGGTGFTGRDVTPEAIEPLFEKRMDGFSIAFHLLSHAKIGTSTIQSRATAGVAGATYIFCLPGSPGACRDGWDGILAAQLDYRTRPCNFVEIMPRLDEHLRRPKAQGATA, from the coding sequence ATGGCGATCGATGAGAGCAAGAGCTTCATCCCCCTCAACATCGCCGTGCTGACGGTGTCAGACACCCGATCGCTCGCCGACGACAAGTCCGGCAATACCCTGAGCGATCGGCTGACCGCCGCCGGCCACACGCTCGCCGCGCGCGACATCGTCACCGATGACGTAGAGAAGATCCGCAGCGTGGTGAAGGCATGGATCGCCGATCCCGGCGTCGATGTCGTCATCACCACAGGGGGCACCGGCTTCACCGGCCGCGACGTCACGCCGGAGGCGATCGAGCCGCTGTTCGAAAAACGCATGGACGGTTTCTCGATCGCGTTCCATCTGCTGAGCCACGCCAAGATCGGGACGTCCACGATCCAGAGCCGTGCGACCGCGGGCGTGGCGGGCGCCACCTACATCTTCTGTCTGCCGGGCTCGCCTGGCGCCTGTCGCGACGGCTGGGACGGCATCCTCGCCGCCCAGCTCGATTATCGCACCAGGCCCTGCAACTTCGTCGAGATCATGCCTCGGCTCGACGAGCATCTACGCCGGCCGAAGGCCCAGGGTGCGACGGCGTAG
- a CDS encoding helix-turn-helix domain-containing GNAT family N-acetyltransferase — protein MTNLPSDSQVAAVRAFNRFYTRKLGALDQHLLDSPFSLAEARVLYELAQQEPMSAKEIGLSLGLDAGYLSRIVQSFDEKGLISRTPLPSDRRQQQLSLTAKGRQAYAKLDRSSQKEITAMLAPLAPELRDRLVGAMATIETALAPSQPQRSPVLLRSHRPGDIGWVVSRHGAVYAEEYGWDATFEALVAEIGAQFIRSYDPTREHCWIAELAGEPVGSIFLVKGSDDVAKLRLLMVEKKARGLGVGRALTEQCIRFARETNYTAIELWTQSILTAARDIYARAGFRKIAEQPHASFGAELIGETWRLDLQPR, from the coding sequence ATGACCAACTTGCCGTCCGACAGCCAGGTCGCCGCCGTTCGCGCCTTCAACCGTTTCTACACGAGGAAGCTCGGCGCGCTCGATCAGCATCTGCTCGACAGCCCGTTCTCCCTGGCAGAGGCGCGTGTGCTCTACGAGCTGGCGCAGCAGGAGCCGATGTCGGCCAAGGAGATCGGTCTTTCGCTCGGCCTCGACGCCGGCTATCTCAGCCGCATCGTCCAGAGCTTCGACGAGAAGGGCCTGATCAGCCGCACGCCGCTGCCGTCGGATCGCCGGCAGCAGCAGCTCAGTCTGACCGCGAAGGGGCGGCAGGCCTACGCCAAGCTCGATCGCAGCTCGCAGAAGGAAATCACTGCCATGCTGGCGCCGCTCGCACCCGAGCTGCGCGACCGGCTCGTCGGCGCGATGGCGACCATCGAGACGGCACTCGCACCGTCGCAGCCGCAACGCTCACCAGTGCTGTTGCGCAGCCACCGGCCCGGCGACATCGGCTGGGTGGTCTCCCGACATGGCGCCGTCTATGCCGAGGAGTACGGCTGGGACGCCACCTTCGAGGCGCTGGTCGCCGAGATCGGGGCGCAGTTCATCCGCAGCTACGATCCGACGCGCGAGCATTGCTGGATCGCGGAGCTCGCCGGCGAGCCGGTCGGTTCGATCTTTCTCGTCAAGGGCAGCGACGATGTCGCCAAGCTGCGGCTGCTCATGGTCGAGAAGAAGGCGCGCGGGCTCGGCGTCGGCCGCGCCCTGACCGAGCAATGCATCCGCTTCGCGCGCGAGACGAACTACACGGCGATCGAGCTATGGACGCAGAGCATCCTCACGGCCGCGCGCGACATCTACGCCCGCGCCGGCTTCCGCAAGATCGCCGAGCAGCCGCATGCATCGTTCGGCGCGGAGCTGATCGGCGAGACATGGCGGCTCGACCTCCAGCCGCGCTGA
- a CDS encoding glycosyl transferase, translating into MLSVIIPTDGVEQTAVATLSALVPGAAAGVVTEVLLVDRSADPSVIERVADVAGCHFLKFEGSHAAALAAGAARARAPWLMFLPAGAVLDPGWIDETMQFVQSVGAAGRPLAGVFRYARSPYAVVSLRDRLRSVARAVVGPLGDQGLLIAREHYRQVGGYRPDVKRAETRLLRQLGRSSRTTLRSRIVMV; encoded by the coding sequence ATGCTGAGCGTGATCATCCCGACTGATGGGGTCGAGCAGACCGCCGTGGCCACCTTGTCCGCGCTGGTGCCGGGTGCGGCGGCCGGCGTCGTCACCGAAGTGCTGCTCGTCGACCGCTCGGCGGATCCGAGCGTGATCGAGCGCGTCGCCGATGTCGCCGGCTGCCACTTCCTGAAGTTCGAGGGCTCCCATGCCGCGGCCCTGGCCGCCGGCGCCGCCCGCGCGCGGGCGCCGTGGCTGATGTTTCTGCCGGCGGGCGCCGTGCTCGATCCCGGCTGGATCGACGAGACCATGCAGTTCGTCCAGAGCGTCGGGGCCGCGGGCCGGCCCCTCGCCGGCGTGTTCCGCTACGCCCGCTCCCCCTATGCCGTCGTCAGCCTGCGGGACCGCCTCCGTTCGGTCGCTCGTGCGGTGGTGGGACCGCTCGGCGACCAGGGTCTGCTGATCGCCAGGGAGCACTACCGGCAGGTCGGCGGCTATCGGCCGGACGTCAAGCGGGCGGAGACACGGCTGCTTCGCCAGCTCGGGCGCTCCTCCCGCACGACGCTGCGCAGTCGCATTGTGATGGTCTGA
- a CDS encoding phosphoketolase → MQSSPHPTSPADDLDLLDRYWRAANYLSVGQIYLLDNPLLREPLKPEHIKPRLLGHWGTTPGLNFIYAHLNRAIAAQDLDVIYVCGPGHGGPGMVANTYLEGSYTEFYPDITRDVDGLRKLFRQFSFPGGIPSHAAPETPGSIHEGGELGYALVHAYGAAFDNPDLIVACVVGDGEAETGPLAASWHSNKFLNPAHDGAVLPILHLNGYKIANPTVLGRMGDAEIKCLFEGYGYAPLFVAGDEPEAMHRQMADALDVALASIRSIRQNARQPDAAIQRPRWPMIILRSPKGWTGPKEVDGLKVEGFWRAHQVPIANPRGKPEHLALLEAWMKSYQPETLFDAQGRLVPELQALAPKGRRRMGANPHANGGLLKRELKLPDYRAFAVEVRSPGETIAEATRELGKFLREVITLNADHKNFRIMGPDETASNRLDAVFEVTERVWMEGIEPYDVHLAHNGRVMEVLSEHLCQGWLEGYLLTGRHGVFSCYEAFIHIIDSMFNQHAKWLKVSRHLPWRRPIASLNYLLTSHVWRQDHNGFSHQDPGFVDLVANKKADIVRIYFPPDANTLLWISDHCLRTYNRINVIVAGKQPSPQWLSMPEAAVHCDAGIGIWPWAGTERGGAEPDVVMACAGDIPTIETLAAVDLLRRALPDLRIRVVNVVDLMTLQPDTEHPHGLSDRDFDSLFTTSKPVIFAYHGYPHLIHRLTYSRANHAGMHVRGFIEEGTTTTPFDMVVLNELDRFHLAIEVIERVPGLSVSAAQVKQSFRDALIAHARYVREHGEDMPEVRDWIWPNSAGGTTPAQAAD, encoded by the coding sequence ATGCAGAGTTCTCCCCACCCCACCAGCCCAGCCGACGATCTCGATCTGCTCGACCGCTACTGGCGCGCCGCCAACTATCTCTCGGTGGGCCAGATCTATTTGCTCGACAACCCGCTGCTGCGCGAGCCGCTGAAGCCCGAGCACATCAAGCCGCGCCTGCTCGGCCATTGGGGCACCACGCCCGGGCTGAACTTCATCTACGCTCACCTCAACCGCGCCATCGCCGCCCAGGATCTCGACGTGATCTATGTCTGCGGCCCAGGCCATGGCGGCCCGGGCATGGTCGCCAACACCTATCTCGAAGGCAGCTACACCGAGTTCTATCCGGACATCACGCGCGATGTGGATGGCTTGCGCAAGCTGTTCCGGCAGTTCTCCTTCCCCGGCGGCATTCCGAGCCACGCGGCGCCGGAGACGCCGGGCTCGATCCACGAAGGCGGCGAGCTCGGCTACGCCCTGGTCCATGCCTATGGCGCAGCGTTCGACAATCCCGACCTGATCGTCGCCTGCGTCGTCGGCGACGGCGAAGCCGAGACTGGTCCGCTCGCCGCATCCTGGCATTCGAACAAGTTCCTGAACCCGGCGCATGACGGCGCGGTGCTGCCGATCCTGCATCTCAACGGCTACAAGATCGCCAACCCGACCGTGCTCGGCCGCATGGGCGACGCCGAGATCAAGTGCCTGTTCGAGGGCTACGGCTACGCGCCGCTGTTCGTCGCAGGCGACGAGCCCGAGGCGATGCACCGGCAGATGGCGGACGCGCTCGACGTGGCGCTCGCGAGCATCCGCTCGATCCGGCAGAACGCGCGCCAGCCGGATGCGGCGATCCAGCGCCCGCGCTGGCCGATGATCATCCTGCGCAGCCCGAAGGGCTGGACCGGACCGAAGGAGGTCGACGGCCTCAAGGTCGAAGGCTTCTGGCGCGCCCATCAGGTCCCGATCGCCAATCCGCGCGGCAAGCCGGAGCATCTCGCTTTGCTCGAAGCCTGGATGAAGAGCTATCAGCCGGAGACGCTGTTCGACGCGCAGGGCCGGCTCGTGCCGGAGCTGCAGGCGCTCGCGCCCAAGGGCCGGCGGCGCATGGGCGCCAATCCGCATGCCAATGGCGGGCTGCTCAAGCGCGAGCTGAAGCTGCCGGACTATCGCGCCTTTGCGGTCGAGGTGCGCTCACCGGGCGAGACCATCGCCGAGGCAACGCGCGAGCTCGGCAAGTTTCTGCGCGAGGTGATCACGCTGAACGCGGATCATAAGAACTTCCGCATCATGGGCCCGGACGAGACCGCCTCGAACCGGCTCGACGCAGTGTTCGAGGTCACCGAACGAGTCTGGATGGAAGGCATCGAGCCCTATGATGTCCATCTCGCGCATAATGGCCGTGTCATGGAGGTGTTGAGCGAGCATCTCTGCCAGGGCTGGCTCGAAGGCTATCTGCTCACGGGCCGCCATGGCGTGTTCTCCTGCTACGAGGCCTTCATCCACATCATCGATTCGATGTTCAATCAGCACGCCAAATGGCTGAAAGTATCGCGCCATCTGCCATGGCGGCGACCGATCGCCTCGCTGAATTATCTCCTCACCTCGCATGTGTGGCGGCAGGACCATAACGGCTTCAGCCACCAGGACCCCGGCTTCGTCGACCTTGTCGCCAACAAGAAGGCCGACATCGTCCGCATCTACTTTCCGCCCGATGCGAATACGCTGTTGTGGATATCAGACCACTGCCTGCGCACCTACAATCGCATCAACGTCATCGTCGCCGGCAAGCAGCCGTCGCCGCAATGGCTCTCGATGCCGGAAGCGGCCGTGCATTGCGACGCCGGCATCGGCATCTGGCCGTGGGCCGGCACCGAGCGCGGCGGCGCGGAGCCGGATGTCGTGATGGCCTGCGCCGGCGACATTCCGACGATCGAGACACTGGCGGCGGTCGACCTGCTGCGCAGGGCGCTCCCAGACTTGAGGATCCGCGTCGTCAACGTCGTCGATCTCATGACCCTGCAGCCCGACACCGAGCATCCGCATGGCCTCAGCGACCGCGACTTCGACAGCCTGTTCACGACCAGCAAGCCGGTGATCTTCGCCTATCACGGCTATCCGCACCTGATCCATCGCCTGACCTACAGCCGCGCCAACCATGCCGGCATGCATGTGCGCGGCTTCATCGAGGAAGGCACCACAACGACGCCGTTCGACATGGTCGTGCTGAACGAACTCGATCGTTTCCATCTCGCGATCGAGGTGATCGAGCGCGTGCCCGGGCTCAGCGTCTCGGCCGCCCAGGTGAAGCAGAGCTTCCGCGACGCGCTGATCGCGCATGCGCGCTACGTGCGCGAGCATGGCGAGGACATGCCGGAGGTCCGCGACTGGATCTGGCCAAACAGCGCAGGCGGGACGACGCCGGCCCAGGCGGCGGATTGA
- a CDS encoding PA0069 family radical SAM protein, protein MSRASSHALKRPPVQVPSEPVGAPSSGPQDLPELAVAIERGRRRGRGAQSNASGRYEAEARVVFDDGWQSLEELPPFKTTVATDTSRKVITRNDSPDIGFDRSINPYRGCEHGCVYCFARPTHAFLGLSPGLDFESKLFVKPDAPALLEKELAASGYEPRMIAIGTNTDPYQPIERERKIMRGILEVLEKVGHPVGIVTKSALVMRDADILARMAKKNLAKVAISVTTLDPKLARTMEPRASTPSKRLEALQALSKAGIPTTVMVAPVIPALNDSEIERILDAAAHAGVKEAAYVLLRLPLEVRDLFREWLLEHYPDRYRHVFTLIRDMRGGRDYDSQWGTRMKGTGPMAWMIGRRFEIACEKLGLNKRRTKLTTDHFVRPKGGGQQLSLF, encoded by the coding sequence ATGAGCCGAGCATCTTCACATGCCCTCAAGCGCCCACCGGTCCAGGTGCCCTCCGAGCCGGTGGGCGCGCCTTCCTCAGGTCCTCAGGACCTTCCCGAACTCGCGGTTGCCATCGAACGGGGCCGGCGCCGCGGCCGGGGTGCACAATCCAATGCGAGCGGCCGCTACGAGGCGGAGGCTCGTGTTGTCTTCGACGACGGCTGGCAGAGCCTCGAGGAACTGCCGCCGTTCAAGACCACGGTCGCGACCGACACCTCGCGCAAGGTCATCACCCGCAACGACTCGCCGGACATCGGCTTTGATCGCTCGATCAATCCGTATCGGGGCTGCGAGCATGGCTGCGTCTACTGCTTCGCGCGGCCGACCCACGCCTTTCTCGGCCTGTCGCCGGGGCTCGATTTCGAATCCAAGCTGTTCGTGAAGCCCGACGCGCCGGCGCTCCTGGAGAAGGAGCTGGCGGCCAGCGGCTATGAGCCGCGGATGATCGCGATCGGCACCAACACTGATCCGTATCAGCCGATCGAGCGCGAGCGGAAGATCATGCGCGGCATCCTCGAGGTGCTGGAGAAGGTTGGCCATCCCGTCGGGATCGTGACCAAGTCGGCGCTGGTGATGCGTGATGCCGACATCCTGGCGCGGATGGCCAAGAAGAACTTGGCGAAGGTCGCGATATCAGTGACCACGCTGGATCCGAAGCTGGCGCGGACCATGGAGCCGCGGGCGTCGACGCCCTCGAAGCGACTTGAAGCATTGCAGGCGCTGTCGAAGGCCGGCATTCCAACGACGGTCATGGTGGCGCCGGTCATCCCGGCGCTCAACGACAGCGAGATCGAGCGCATCCTCGATGCCGCCGCCCATGCCGGCGTGAAGGAAGCCGCTTATGTCCTGCTGCGGCTGCCGCTGGAGGTGCGCGATCTGTTCCGCGAATGGCTGCTCGAGCATTATCCGGACCGCTACCGCCACGTCTTCACGCTCATCCGCGACATGCGCGGCGGCCGCGACTACGATTCGCAATGGGGAACGCGGATGAAGGGCACGGGGCCGATGGCCTGGATGATCGGCCGTCGGTTCGAGATCGCCTGCGAAAAGCTCGGGTTGAACAAGCGACGGACCAAGCTGACGACGGATCATTTCGTGCGGCCGAAGGGCGGCGGGCAGCAGTTGAGTTTATTCTAA
- a CDS encoding ribonuclease HII: MPVMIRNQANKPGRAKAATAARKSPLTKSAAKPAAASGAGAKLGKGVIAVALPSFRRERALLKQGIWPVAGCDEAGRGPLAGPVVAAAVILDPNRIPKGLDDSKRLSAEQREALFDKICKTSAFAVAYASPTRIDRDNILRASLWALSRAVRALPEAPKHVFVDGRDRIDVDCNCEAVIGGDGLVMSIAAASIVAKVTRDRLMCALAQDCPGYGFEQHKGYAVPEHLAALDRLGPSVHHRSLFAPVVAARRKHQPWTDVPEPDLFAEVTVVTSTEISLEA, encoded by the coding sequence ATGCCCGTCATGATTCGGAATCAGGCCAACAAGCCGGGCAGGGCGAAAGCGGCCACTGCCGCAAGGAAGAGCCCTCTGACGAAAAGTGCGGCCAAGCCGGCCGCGGCGAGCGGGGCTGGCGCCAAGCTCGGCAAGGGCGTCATTGCGGTGGCGCTGCCGAGCTTTCGGCGCGAGCGGGCGCTGCTCAAGCAGGGCATCTGGCCGGTCGCCGGCTGCGATGAGGCAGGCCGCGGTCCGCTCGCAGGCCCTGTGGTGGCGGCCGCCGTCATTCTCGATCCCAACCGCATCCCGAAAGGCCTCGACGATTCGAAGCGCCTGAGCGCCGAGCAGCGCGAGGCGCTGTTCGACAAGATCTGTAAGACTTCGGCGTTCGCTGTCGCGTACGCCTCGCCGACGCGAATCGATCGCGACAACATTCTGCGGGCGTCGCTGTGGGCGCTGTCGCGGGCGGTGAGAGCCCTGCCTGAGGCGCCGAAGCATGTGTTCGTGGACGGCCGCGACCGCATCGACGTCGACTGCAACTGTGAGGCCGTGATCGGCGGCGATGGGCTGGTGATGTCGATCGCCGCGGCCTCGATCGTCGCCAAGGTGACGCGCGATCGCCTGATGTGCGCGCTGGCGCAGGATTGTCCTGGTTACGGCTTCGAGCAGCACAAGGGCTATGCGGTGCCCGAGCATCTCGCCGCGCTCGATCGTCTGGGTCCATCGGTCCATCACCGCAGCCTGTTCGCGCCGGTGGTCGCGGCCCGTCGCAAGCATCAGCCCTGGACCGACGTGCCCGAGCCCGACCTGTTCGCAGAGGTGACCGTGGTGACCTCGACGGAAATCTCGCTGGAAGCCTGA
- a CDS encoding glycosyltransferase family 39 protein: MRFTSLVVELIRARPRLVVVIVVLCQALMWLGTAVLFYRSPPGQLAISIAFGREYQVGTDLGPPLSFWLADIAYRVAGNHLFGVYLLAVLCSALSLWVVYLLSRTIVGGQQAVLAVLLTMTITAFGAPTLEFGPEVLARPLWALLLLHSWRILGQGRRNAWFAWSIEAGLLLLTTPAAAGLLLLIAGFAISTAQGRRVLRSFDPLFALLVVLALALPYLIFVVRSDSVGLPALPILAELSARGWLWLALAGGLLLALSAVLLLVLLDAGWISHGETDAPIIYRRSVPPLARDFVYCFAIAPALASSLISGLFGLPTLLGGTAVTLTLVGLALVVASGDLIYLRRQRLLRMVWAAAVAAPALLVAGGAVVKPLLGDGEVATSMPARDISRFFVESFERRTNQRLQAVAGDPQLASLVALGRRRAHLFLDAMPQRTPWITPARFAESGGIVVWRASDTAGTPPPELTRRFPGLIPEVPRGFDWLINGRQPVLRIGWAIVRPKGS; this comes from the coding sequence ATGCGTTTCACGTCACTGGTTGTCGAACTGATCCGCGCCAGACCGCGGCTGGTCGTCGTCATCGTGGTGCTGTGCCAGGCCCTGATGTGGCTCGGCACAGCCGTGCTGTTCTACCGCAGCCCGCCCGGCCAGCTCGCCATCAGCATCGCCTTCGGACGCGAATATCAGGTCGGCACCGACCTCGGACCGCCGCTGTCGTTCTGGCTGGCGGACATCGCCTATCGCGTCGCCGGCAATCATCTTTTCGGCGTCTATCTGCTGGCCGTGCTGTGCTCGGCGCTCAGCCTCTGGGTCGTCTATCTGTTGTCGCGCACGATCGTCGGCGGCCAGCAGGCGGTGCTGGCGGTGCTGCTGACCATGACGATCACGGCCTTCGGCGCGCCAACCCTCGAGTTCGGACCCGAGGTGCTGGCGCGGCCGCTCTGGGCGCTGCTGCTTCTGCACAGCTGGCGAATCCTCGGACAAGGCCGGCGCAATGCCTGGTTCGCCTGGTCGATCGAGGCCGGCCTGCTGCTGCTGACCACGCCGGCGGCCGCCGGCCTGCTGTTGCTGATCGCCGGTTTTGCCATCTCGACCGCGCAGGGCCGTCGCGTGCTGCGCTCGTTCGATCCGCTGTTCGCGCTGCTCGTGGTGCTGGCGCTGGCTCTGCCCTATCTGATCTTCGTGGTGCGCTCCGACAGCGTCGGCCTTCCGGCGCTGCCCATTCTCGCCGAGCTCTCGGCGCGCGGCTGGCTCTGGCTGGCGTTGGCCGGCGGGCTGCTTTTGGCGCTTTCGGCGGTGCTGCTGCTCGTGCTGCTCGACGCCGGCTGGATCAGCCACGGCGAGACCGATGCGCCCATCATCTATCGCCGGTCCGTTCCGCCTCTTGCCCGCGACTTCGTCTATTGCTTCGCTATCGCGCCGGCCTTGGCCAGCAGTCTCATCTCCGGCCTGTTTGGGCTTCCCACCTTGCTGGGCGGGACTGCCGTCACGCTGACCTTGGTCGGCCTCGCTCTGGTGGTCGCCTCGGGCGACCTGATCTATCTGCGCCGGCAGCGGCTGCTGCGCATGGTCTGGGCGGCGGCGGTCGCCGCGCCCGCTTTGCTCGTCGCCGGCGGCGCCGTGGTGAAGCCCCTGCTCGGTGATGGCGAGGTCGCGACGTCGATGCCGGCGCGCGACATCTCCCGTTTCTTCGTCGAAAGTTTTGAGCGCCGCACCAATCAAAGGCTGCAGGCGGTTGCCGGCGATCCGCAACTCGCCAGCCTCGTCGCGCTCGGCCGCCGCCGCGCGCATCTCTTCCTCGACGCCATGCCGCAGCGGACGCCGTGGATCACGCCGGCCAGATTCGCCGAGTCCGGCGGCATCGTCGTCTGGCGCGCCTCCGACACCGCCGGCACCCCGCCGCCTGAGCTGACCCGCCGCTTCCCCGGCCTGATCCCCGAGGTGCCGCGCGGATTCGACTGGCTGATCAACGGCCGCCAGCCCGTACTGCGCATCGGCTGGGCGATCGTGCGGCCGAAGGGGTCGTAG
- a CDS encoding uracil-DNA glycosylase family protein, with protein MNPEPLPDVRQLLAFYLEAGVDCALADDPINRLVEPDAAPAPVAAAARQAAPQPGRSPAPAIISPRGEPPPAPDAAIASARESARTAPTLQALRELLETFDGCALKQTASRLVFADGNPEARVMLVGEAPGRDEDIEGLPFVGRSGKLLDRMIGAIGLDRTKVYIANVIPWRPPGNRTPTPQETQICLPFIRRQIELVDPDVLVTLGNPSTQALLGTTEGIMRTRGKWRDYDTGKRTIRAIATFHPAYLLRSPSYKRLSWQDLRAIATVLAV; from the coding sequence ATGAATCCCGAGCCCCTCCCCGACGTCCGGCAGCTGCTCGCCTTCTATCTGGAGGCCGGGGTCGATTGCGCGCTCGCCGATGATCCGATCAACCGGCTGGTGGAGCCGGACGCGGCGCCGGCGCCCGTCGCCGCTGCCGCCCGCCAGGCCGCGCCGCAGCCGGGCCGGTCGCCCGCACCCGCGATCATTTCGCCGCGCGGAGAACCGCCGCCCGCGCCCGACGCTGCCATCGCCTCGGCGCGCGAGTCGGCCCGGACGGCGCCGACGCTGCAGGCGCTCCGCGAGCTCCTGGAGACGTTCGACGGCTGCGCGCTGAAACAGACGGCGTCGCGGCTGGTGTTCGCCGACGGCAACCCGGAGGCGCGCGTCATGCTGGTGGGCGAGGCGCCGGGGCGCGACGAGGACATCGAGGGGCTGCCCTTCGTCGGCCGCTCGGGAAAACTGCTCGACCGCATGATCGGCGCCATCGGGCTCGATCGCACGAAGGTCTACATCGCCAACGTCATCCCGTGGCGGCCGCCGGGCAACCGCACGCCGACTCCGCAGGAGACGCAGATCTGCCTGCCCTTCATCCGACGCCAGATCGAGCTGGTCGATCCCGACGTGCTGGTGACGCTCGGCAACCCCTCGACCCAGGCGCTGCTCGGCACCACCGAGGGCATCATGCGCACGCGCGGCAAGTGGCGCGACTACGACACCGGCAAGCGCACCATCCGCGCGATCGCGACCTTCCACCCGGCCTATCTGCTGCGCTCGCCCTCCTACAAGCGGCTGTCCTGGCAGGATCTGCGCGCGATCGCAACGGTGCTCGCGGTCTAG
- a CDS encoding electron transfer flavoprotein-ubiquinone oxidoreductase, which yields MSTEELPPRESMEFDVVIVGAGPSGLTAAIRLKQLNADLNVVVVEKGSEVGAHILSGAVIDPVALDKLIPDWRTDDDCPLKTQVQEDKFFWMTESGAIKLPGFAMPPFMDNHHCFVGSLGNVCRWLSRKAEALGVEIYPGFAATEVLYDEQGAVRGIATGDMGIGKDGKPKASFTRGMELLGKYTLFAEGARGSLSKQLISKFALDAKSEPPKFGIGLKEVWQIDPAKHQKGLIQHSFGWPLDMKTGGGSFLYHYDDNLVAVGFVVHLNYDDPYLSPFEEFQRFKTHPSIKGVFEGGKRLAYGARAITEGGYQSVPRLSFAGGVLIGCAAGFVNVPRIKGVHNAMGSAMLAAEHLNAALAAGRANDELVEYENAWRSSPVGEDLFKVRNVKPLWSKFGTVVGVILGGFDMWCNTLGFSLFGTQSHAKPDRATLDPAKAHQPRPPMKPDGKLTFDRLSSVFLSNTNHEEDQPVHLKVADMALQKNSEHDVYAGPSNRYCPAGVYEWVEDGASPRFVINAQNCVHCKTCDVKDPNGNITWVPPEGGGGPNYEAM from the coding sequence ATGAGCACCGAAGAATTACCTCCGCGCGAATCCATGGAGTTTGACGTCGTCATCGTCGGCGCCGGCCCGTCGGGCCTGACCGCTGCGATCCGGCTGAAACAGCTCAATGCCGACCTCAACGTGGTCGTGGTCGAGAAGGGCTCCGAGGTCGGCGCGCACATCCTGTCGGGTGCGGTGATCGACCCGGTTGCGCTCGACAAGCTCATTCCCGACTGGCGCACGGACGACGACTGCCCGCTGAAGACGCAGGTTCAGGAGGACAAGTTCTTCTGGATGACCGAAAGCGGCGCGATCAAGCTGCCGGGCTTCGCGATGCCGCCCTTCATGGACAATCATCATTGCTTCGTCGGCTCGCTCGGCAATGTCTGTCGCTGGCTGTCGCGCAAGGCCGAGGCGCTCGGCGTCGAGATCTATCCGGGCTTCGCCGCGACGGAAGTGCTGTATGACGAGCAGGGCGCGGTGCGCGGCATCGCCACCGGCGACATGGGCATCGGCAAGGACGGCAAGCCGAAGGCCTCGTTCACCCGCGGCATGGAGCTGCTCGGCAAGTACACGCTGTTCGCCGAGGGCGCGCGCGGCAGCCTGTCCAAGCAGCTGATTTCGAAGTTCGCGCTCGACGCCAAGAGCGAGCCGCCGAAATTCGGCATCGGCCTCAAGGAAGTCTGGCAGATCGATCCTGCCAAGCATCAGAAGGGCCTGATCCAGCATTCGTTCGGCTGGCCGCTCGATATGAAGACCGGCGGCGGCTCGTTCCTCTATCATTACGACGACAACCTCGTCGCGGTCGGGTTCGTCGTGCATCTGAACTACGACGATCCGTATCTGTCGCCGTTCGAGGAATTCCAGCGCTTCAAGACGCATCCCTCGATCAAGGGCGTGTTCGAGGGCGGCAAGCGGCTAGCCTATGGCGCGCGCGCGATCACCGAGGGCGGCTATCAGTCGGTGCCGCGGCTGTCGTTCGCCGGCGGCGTGCTGATCGGCTGCGCTGCGGGCTTCGTCAACGTGCCGCGCATCAAGGGCGTGCACAATGCGATGGGCAGCGCGATGCTCGCCGCCGAGCATCTCAACGCGGCGCTCGCCGCCGGCCGCGCCAATGACGAACTGGTCGAGTACGAGAATGCCTGGCGCTCCTCGCCGGTCGGCGAGGATCTGTTCAAGGTCCGCAACGTCAAGCCGCTGTGGTCGAAGTTCGGTACGGTGGTCGGCGTCATCCTCGGCGGCTTCGACATGTGGTGCAACACGCTCGGCTTCTCGCTGTTCGGCACCCAGTCGCACGCCAAGCCCGATCGCGCCACGCTCGATCCCGCCAAGGCGCATCAGCCGCGGCCGCCGATGAAGCCCGACGGCAAGCTGACCTTCGATCGCCTGTCCTCGGTGTTCCTGTCGAACACCAATCACGAGGAAGACCAGCCCGTGCATCTGAAGGTCGCCGACATGGCCCTGCAGAAGAACTCCGAGCACGACGTCTATGCCGGCCCGTCCAACCGGTACTGCCCGGCCGGCGTGTATGAGTGGGTCGAGGATGGCGCAAGTCCGCGCTTCGTGATCAACGCGCAGAACTGCGTCCACTGCAAGACCTGCGACGTCAAGGATCCCAATGGCAACATCACCTGGGTTCCTCCGGAAGGCGGCGGGGGCCCGAACTACGAGGCGATGTAA